The nucleotide sequence GTTTATTAATGTTAGTTTTTTTCCAGAATTTGTAGTCACGTCTCTGTCCGGAACATCCAAATAAGGATTGGGCTGAAGATTTTGTGAGATTTCTGCATACACGCCGCCCATTTGGGCTGCCCATCTTCTGTAAGTAATGTCTTTATTGTAAGCTATTTCTGCTTCGACTAACGCTTGGGAATGAATGGAGTCAATGGCATTTGCTTTGTCTGATGAGTACAACCAAAACATAAGCATTAGCCAAGCAGTTGCAGTAACAAGAAAAGAAGCGTATAGTTTTTTCTCTTGAGATAGTTTTGTCATGAGGGACCTAATCATAGAAATTAGAATGTGATACAAAATAAACGTTGCTGACTACTCAACGATACTAAATTATTTTGTTTGCGTATTTTTTTATAAGTAAGTGAGCTGTTAGAGGTATTTTGTGTAGATCGGGTTTTGACATTTGTTCGTCTGCGCCGACAGATAACCCTTTGTGATATAGTTCTTCAGTGATGATTGATGAGTAAAGCAGTACAGGCAGTTTCTTTAAGCGGTCATGCTGTTTGATTTTCTTTGTCAATGTAAAGCCATCCATCTGTGGCATTTCAATGTCTGTGATGATAATATCGGCAAGTTCAGGTGTGGGTTGTAAGCTATCTGAAGTTTCGGATATCTGCTGGTTTAAATAATTCCAACAGTCTAAGCCATTGGTAAACTCACGTACTTCGAAATTTGCTTCTTCCAAAGAATTCCTCAGCATTTCGCGTATGAGTTTCGAATCGTCAGCTATTAAGGCTCGGTATGTATCGTCAGAAACAAAGGAGTTACTTTTCGCTTCTATCTGGACTCCTGTTAGGTCAGAAATCATATATTCTAAATCAAGTAATTGAATAATTTTGTCTTCGATTTGGACTATGCCAACTACGCAGTTTTCTTTGCTAGATGAGACAAGTTTGTCAGGAGATTCGACTTGAGTCCAGTCAAGTCGATGAATTTCAACCACTCCAGAAACTAAGAAGCCGGCTGTTTGTTTGCTGAATTCCGTGACGATTATTATTTCATTTTTAGACTTTTTTCGGGGTATTTTAAGCCATTTTGAAAGATCTAGAATAGGCAAAATTGACCCACGTAATGAGATGACTCCCATGAAACAAGGATTGACATTGTCGTAAGTTATTTCAAGCCCTGGATTTTCAATCACTTCAACTACTTTGGCAACATTGATTCCGAACGAGTTCATTCCACTTGGTGAGTTCTCGGTTGTTTGTGATGTAATAAAAAACTCTAAAATTTCGAACTCGTTAGTTCCAGTTTCGAGAAGAATTTCTTGTGACATGGGTTTCCTCTTTTAGCGTATACTATGAAGGTGTTGTCTTTGAGTTCAGTGTATTAGTTGCCAAGTTTATTAAAAAGTGTGAAAGAAGACGTACAATTTGACAGAGATCATTTTCCAGAAAATTCTGCGCAATTTCTTCGAGCAAAATTTCTGAATGGTACAATGAGATTAGTATGTTTTCTTTGCCTATAGTATTGTATGCCTCAAGAAATCTTTTGTCTTCAAGGACGATTAAGTTGATAAAGTATATGGCCAAGAAACTTTTGTTTATCTGGGTCCTGTCTTTGACGTCTCCCAAAAGTTTATTCCCAACCATTTGAATAATTTCAGAAAGTTGTTTATTCGTATCTATGGCTTGGCAAAGATTCATCTGTGTGCTCGTTGCAAGGAGGTGGAGTGAGGCCCCACCTCCTTGCGTAACTCGTTAGAATTTTTCGAAGTCGGAATCTTCCATATCCAGATCAATTTTTGCGGTAGATGTTTGTTTTCTGGTAGAGTGAACGACCCGTTGACGACCAGTAGGTAAAGCTTTGGGTATTGAACGCCTTCTGTTGCCTGTGGTGCCAACTTGGAAGAATTCAATGGTGCTCTGCAGTTGTTCAGCTTGACTTGAAAGTTCTTCGGACGTCGAAGCCATTTCCTCGGAAGCGGAGGCGTTCTGTTGGACAACCTGATCAAGTTGAGTGATGGCTTTGTTTATTTGGTCTGCACCGGAATTTTGCTCTATGCTCGACGCAGCAATTTCCTGGACAAGTTCTGCTGTCCTCTGGATGTCTGGGACCATCTTAGTTAACATTTCTCCAGCTTGCTCAGCAATTCGGACACTCGAGGTCGAAAGGTCAGAAATTTCGG is from Solidesulfovibrio magneticus RS-1 and encodes:
- a CDS encoding chemotaxis protein: MSQEILLETGTNEFEILEFFITSQTTENSPSGMNSFGINVAKVVEVIENPGLEITYDNVNPCFMGVISLRGSILPILDLSKWLKIPRKKSKNEIIIVTEFSKQTAGFLVSGVVEIHRLDWTQVESPDKLVSSSKENCVVGIVQIEDKIIQLLDLEYMISDLTGVQIEAKSNSFVSDDTYRALIADDSKLIREMLRNSLEEANFEVREFTNGLDCWNYLNQQISETSDSLQPTPELADIIITDIEMPQMDGFTLTKKIKQHDRLKKLPVLLYSSIITEELYHKGLSVGADEQMSKPDLHKIPLTAHLLIKKYANKII